Proteins from a single region of Nitrososphaerota archaeon:
- a CDS encoding 2-hydroxyacid dehydrogenase, with protein MPEGLVRLFFAESLEKYKIDAEFVTVSDPGSPRLMEELSKADMVIGDYTFRIPITEREVASMDKVRLIAQPSTGYNHIDLAACRKKGIQVTNIGGANAISVAEHTLAAALVLLKRMGYAHRRITEGVWVQEELLNVSAEVHGKTWGIVGMGRIGKEVAQRARFLGANVVYNDLVKLADDDEKTLEASFLPLSRLLSESDVVSVHVPLTESTKAMFGEREFRLMKSYAVYINVSRGELNDEAALARAVTQGWIGGAGLDVFAQEPVSPDNPLLLAAKDGANVILTPHIAGATNDARLRIIQATVENVVRVALGQPPLNVVNP; from the coding sequence ATGCCAGAAGGGCTCGTCAGGCTCTTTTTCGCCGAGAGCCTAGAGAAGTACAAGATCGACGCAGAGTTCGTCACCGTGAGCGACCCCGGTTCTCCGAGACTGATGGAGGAGCTTTCGAAGGCAGACATGGTAATCGGGGACTACACGTTCAGAATCCCGATAACCGAGAGAGAGGTGGCCTCGATGGACAAGGTCAGGCTGATTGCGCAGCCCAGCACCGGCTACAATCATATCGACCTGGCGGCCTGCAGGAAGAAGGGAATCCAGGTGACGAATATCGGGGGGGCCAACGCCATCTCGGTTGCAGAACACACCCTGGCAGCCGCGCTGGTCCTCCTCAAGCGGATGGGCTACGCCCACCGCAGGATAACCGAGGGAGTGTGGGTCCAGGAAGAGCTCCTGAACGTCTCCGCGGAGGTGCACGGGAAGACCTGGGGGATCGTCGGGATGGGACGGATAGGGAAGGAGGTCGCGCAGAGGGCGAGGTTCCTGGGCGCCAACGTCGTCTACAATGACCTGGTGAAGCTCGCCGACGACGATGAAAAGACGCTAGAAGCGTCGTTCCTCCCGCTTTCCCGCCTGCTTTCCGAGAGCGACGTCGTGAGCGTACATGTACCCCTGACAGAGAGCACAAAGGCGATGTTCGGGGAGAGGGAGTTCAGGCTGATGAAGTCCTATGCTGTCTACATCAACGTCTCCAGGGGTGAGCTCAACGACGAGGCCGCTCTGGCCAGGGCGGTCACTCAGGGGTGGATCGGAGGCGCGGGGTTGGACGTGTTCGCTCAAGAGCCCGTCTCCCCTGACAACCCCCTCCTCTTGGCGGCAAAGGACGGGGCGAACGTGATCCTTACTCCGCACATCGCGGGCGCGACGAATGATGCGAGGCTCAGGATAATCCAGGCGACGGTGGAGAACGTGGTAAGGGTAGCCCTCGGCCAGCCGCCTCTGAACGTAGTGAACCCATGA